A window from bacterium encodes these proteins:
- a CDS encoding sugar phosphate isomerase/epimerase: protein MKYTSSPWGFRFWDFERYCDFMKKIGIKDICSMFVFKGGENFPLLFKRDKAEIERAREITDSRGIRFIEVSITDQWREEIPLAEILQVKYLRVCNIWEDTPEMFKTVVRELKETGKMADMYGMEVIVENHGGLMRTAEQCKKLIEEVGLSNVKINYDPANFLYYGEDPLRAIDYILPYIGFTHFKSVKYDNGNPKYCRLSEGVIDYKKIFEKLLPAYTGYIGLEYEEPSDVEEGTLDXFEYIKNLLQK from the coding sequence AGATGAAATATACAAGTTCGCCATGGGGGTTTAGGTTCTGGGATTTTGAGAGGTACTGTGATTTTATGAAGAAGATTGGGATAAAAGATATATGCAGTATGTTTGTATTTAAAGGTGGAGAGAACTTTCCTCTTCTCTTTAAAAGGGATAAAGCAGAGATAGAAAGAGCCAGAGAGATAACAGACAGTAGAGGAATAAGGTTTATTGAGGTATCCATTACAGACCAGTGGAGAGAAGAGATACCTCTGGCAGAGATATTGCAGGTAAAGTATTTAAGGGTATGTAATATATGGGAAGATACACCAGAGATGTTTAAGACGGTAGTGAGAGAATTGAAAGAGACAGGGAAGATGGCAGATATGTATGGTATGGAGGTAATTGTAGAAAACCATGGTGGTTTAATGAGAACTGCAGAACAATGTAAAAAACTTATAGAAGAGGTAGGGCTTTCCAATGTGAAGATAAACTATGACCCTGCAAACTTCCTATATTATGGAGAGGACCCTTTAAGAGCCATTGACTATATACTGCCGTATATCGGGTTTACACATTTTAAGAGTGTAAAGTATGATAACGGAAATCCGAAATACTGCAGGTTATCCGAAGGAGTGATTGACTATAAGAAGATATTTGAGAAACTTTTACCTGCTTATACTGGATATATTGGACTTGAGTATGAAGAGCCATCAGATGTAGAAGAAGGAACACTTGATNATTTTGAGTATATTAAAAATCTGCTTCAGAAGTAA
- a CDS encoding zinc-binding dehydrogenase, producing the protein MYEKGKAIIFKRPREVEVREIKFAEMDDETIVIKTKYSGISIGTEMAVYRGEAGGEGVWYPCVPGYEEVGEVVYVGKNAPKTNTGETLKVGDRVMANEIRYYPDYMAAWGGQCEYAIENPKTAPFPMDRPAKIPDNVSYQEAVVAYLSAVAKKGIDRVKVYPGETVLVIGMGVIGLSAVQLAKLYGAGKVIATDILDERLKLAKKYTEYLVNGSNPKSTREIFDINDGKQVDVVIECSGDVSAVNKLFDYVRPGGRVHLQGQYRQPIIITRYARWNCSDLAVTATIAINPGGKEEILKLISEGKFDAKSLYTEEMYVEDAPKAYKKLDENREIL; encoded by the coding sequence ATGTACGAGAAAGGTAAAGCAATAATTTTTAAGAGACCCCGGGAGGTAGAGGTAAGGGAAATAAAATTTGCAGAAATGGATGATGAAACGATAGTAATAAAGACAAAATACAGCGGGATATCTATAGGGACAGAGATGGCGGTGTATAGAGGTGAGGCAGGCGGAGAAGGTGTATGGTATCCCTGTGTGCCTGGATATGAGGAGGTAGGAGAGGTTGTTTATGTGGGGAAGAATGCGCCTAAAACAAATACAGGAGAGACACTGAAGGTTGGGGATAGGGTGATGGCAAATGAGATAAGGTACTATCCTGACTATATGGCTGCATGGGGAGGTCAGTGTGAATATGCAATAGAGAATCCTAAAACCGCTCCTTTCCCTATGGATAGACCTGCAAAGATTCCAGACAATGTAAGTTATCAAGAGGCAGTAGTGGCATATCTTTCTGCTGTGGCAAAGAAGGGTATAGACAGGGTAAAGGTATATCCGGGAGAAACAGTACTTGTGATAGGGATGGGAGTGATTGGACTTTCTGCTGTTCAACTTGCGAAGTTATATGGTGCTGGGAAGGTAATTGCTACTGATATACTTGATGAGCGGCTAAAACTTGCAAAGAAGTATACTGAGTATCTTGTAAATGGAAGCAATCCAAAGTCAACCAGAGAGATATTTGATATAAATGATGGTAAGCAGGTGGATGTGGTTATAGAATGCAGCGGGGATGTTTCTGCAGTAAATAAACTTTTTGACTATGTAAGACCTGGAGGTAGGGTCCATCTTCAGGGACAGTACAGACAGCCGATAATTATTACAAGATATGCGAGATGGAACTGCAGTGACCTGGCAGTGACTGCAACAATTGCCATCAACCCTGGAGGGAAGGAAGAGATATTAAAACTTATATCAGAAGGGAAGTTTGATGCAAAATCACTTTATACAGAAGAGATGTATGTAGAGGATGCGCCGAAGGCGTATAAGAAACTGGATGAAAACAGAGAGATACTTA